In Heterodontus francisci isolate sHetFra1 chromosome 5, sHetFra1.hap1, whole genome shotgun sequence, one DNA window encodes the following:
- the pex2 gene encoding peroxisome biogenesis factor 2 isoform X2, which produces MESKEDSLNSLTPVLRISQLDAFELDRALEQLVWSQFAQCFQCFKPGLLTHFEPELKACLQLLLWRFTVYSQNATVGQTLLNIRYKNDLSQGPKYQPMNKHQKFWYALCTIGGKWLQERAHDLFSNRSPESTILKMKYFITFIVGLFKVAGLLNFLIFLQKGTFATFPERLLGIRAVFSRAQGFRQVGFEYMNRELLWHGFAEFLIFLLPLINARKLKAVVSSWFLPVGHHRSNDGTLAIHCKECALCGEWPTMPHTIGCKHVFCYYCIQSNYLSDAYFTCPKCNSEVQNLVPLTPEIHKSI; this is translated from the coding sequence ATGGAGTCCAAAGAAGACAGCTTAAATTCCCTGACTCCAGTACTAAGAATAAGCCAGCTGGATGCTTTTGAACTGGACAGAGCCTTAGAACAGCTTGTGTGGTCCCAGTTTGCCCAGTGTTTTCAATGTTTCAAACCCGGCTTGTTAACGCACTTTGAGCCAGAACTGAAAGCCTGTCTGCAACTTTTGTTATGGAGATTTACAGTCTATTCCCAAAATGCAACAGTTGGCCAGACACTTCTGAACATCAGATATAAAAATGACTTATCTCAGGGACCAAAGTACCAGCCAATGAATAAACATCAGAAGTTCTGGTATGCATTATGTACCATTGGGGGGAAATGGCTGCAAGAGAGAGCCCATGATTTATTCAGTAATCGCTCTCCAGAGTCAACTATTCTCAAGATGAAATATTTCATTACTTTTATAGTTGGACTTTTTAAGGTGGCTGGACTACTGAATTTTCTCATCTTTCTTCAGAAGGGTACGTTTGCCACATTTCCAGAACGACTCCTGGGAATCAGAGCAGTTTTCTCCAGAGCTCAGGGTTTTCGTCAAGTTGGCTTTGAATACATGAATCGAGAACTGTTATGGCACGGCTTTGCTGAATTCCTAATATTTCTTCTGCCACTAATCAATGCAAGAAAACTGAAGGCCGTTGTCTCATCATGGTTCCTTCCAGTAGGTCATCATCGAAGTAATGATGGCACACTAGCTATCCACTGTAAAGAATGTGCCCTTTGTGGTGAATGGCCAACTATGCCTCACACAATTGGTTGTAAGCATGTTTTTTGTTATTACTGTATTCAAAGTAATTACCTGTCTGATGCTTACTTCACTTGCCCAAAATGCAACAGTGAAGTCCAAAATTTAGTACCTTTGACACCTGAAATTCACAAGTCAATCTGA
- the pex2 gene encoding peroxisome biogenesis factor 2 isoform X1 has product MLKQRALNDAIGSNMESKEDSLNSLTPVLRISQLDAFELDRALEQLVWSQFAQCFQCFKPGLLTHFEPELKACLQLLLWRFTVYSQNATVGQTLLNIRYKNDLSQGPKYQPMNKHQKFWYALCTIGGKWLQERAHDLFSNRSPESTILKMKYFITFIVGLFKVAGLLNFLIFLQKGTFATFPERLLGIRAVFSRAQGFRQVGFEYMNRELLWHGFAEFLIFLLPLINARKLKAVVSSWFLPVGHHRSNDGTLAIHCKECALCGEWPTMPHTIGCKHVFCYYCIQSNYLSDAYFTCPKCNSEVQNLVPLTPEIHKSI; this is encoded by the coding sequence aTGCCATTGGTAGCAACATGGAGTCCAAAGAAGACAGCTTAAATTCCCTGACTCCAGTACTAAGAATAAGCCAGCTGGATGCTTTTGAACTGGACAGAGCCTTAGAACAGCTTGTGTGGTCCCAGTTTGCCCAGTGTTTTCAATGTTTCAAACCCGGCTTGTTAACGCACTTTGAGCCAGAACTGAAAGCCTGTCTGCAACTTTTGTTATGGAGATTTACAGTCTATTCCCAAAATGCAACAGTTGGCCAGACACTTCTGAACATCAGATATAAAAATGACTTATCTCAGGGACCAAAGTACCAGCCAATGAATAAACATCAGAAGTTCTGGTATGCATTATGTACCATTGGGGGGAAATGGCTGCAAGAGAGAGCCCATGATTTATTCAGTAATCGCTCTCCAGAGTCAACTATTCTCAAGATGAAATATTTCATTACTTTTATAGTTGGACTTTTTAAGGTGGCTGGACTACTGAATTTTCTCATCTTTCTTCAGAAGGGTACGTTTGCCACATTTCCAGAACGACTCCTGGGAATCAGAGCAGTTTTCTCCAGAGCTCAGGGTTTTCGTCAAGTTGGCTTTGAATACATGAATCGAGAACTGTTATGGCACGGCTTTGCTGAATTCCTAATATTTCTTCTGCCACTAATCAATGCAAGAAAACTGAAGGCCGTTGTCTCATCATGGTTCCTTCCAGTAGGTCATCATCGAAGTAATGATGGCACACTAGCTATCCACTGTAAAGAATGTGCCCTTTGTGGTGAATGGCCAACTATGCCTCACACAATTGGTTGTAAGCATGTTTTTTGTTATTACTGTATTCAAAGTAATTACCTGTCTGATGCTTACTTCACTTGCCCAAAATGCAACAGTGAAGTCCAAAATTTAGTACCTTTGACACCTGAAATTCACAAGTCAATCTGA